GCCCGGCCGATGATGTTGTCCACCAGCCAGAAGTAGGCGGCGAAGATGAAGACGGTGACCAGGACAACGATCGTAGTCGATTGAACCTCTGCGCGCGAAGGCGAGATCACCTTGCGCATCTCGCTGCGAACATCCTTGAGGAACTCGCCGAGACGTGCTGGCTGCGACTTCAACTGCTGCAATCCGGTGCTGGGCTGTTCGGTTACCGCTATTGTCTTGGCCATAGTACTGCCTCAATCTTCGTGGTGCGTTGTGGTGTCTGTTCCCGGACTTGAGGGACCGGGCAAACTGGCGGGGGAGCTCGGATTCGAACCGAGAAGTTCGGTTTTGGAGACCGACAGTTTAACCGTTGAGCTTACTCCCCCAGTGGTGCGGAGTGAGACCTTCGCCTCACCCCAGAATCCGGCTGGAGACTACTTCGTTTCCTTGTGGTCCGTGTGCTTCCGGCAGGTGTTGCAGAACTTCGAGAACTCGAGGCGACCCGTCGTCGTCTTCTTGTTCTTCGTGGT
The Edaphobacter lichenicola genome window above contains:
- the secE gene encoding preprotein translocase subunit SecE, translating into MAKTIAVTEQPSTGLQQLKSQPARLGEFLKDVRSEMRKVISPSRAEVQSTTIVVLVTVFIFAAYFWLVDNIIGRAIEALLHHLTQH
- the rpmG gene encoding 50S ribosomal protein L33, whose product is MREIITLQCPDCKNRNYSTTKNKKTTTGRLEFSKFCNTCRKHTDHKETK